CCCTGGTCGGCCAGACGAATCAGTGTTCCTCCCATGGAAATTACGTCATCGTCGGGGTGCGGACTGAAAACCACTACGCGTTTTTGAGCAGGTTCGGCTCTTTCGGGCCGGCGCGAATCGTCAGCGTTGGGTTTTCCTCCGGGCCAACCGGTAATGGTCGACTGCAGGTCGTTGAAAACTTTAATATTTAGTCCGTAGGCTGAGCCGAAAATGACAATCAAATCACTTAAACCATTATCGTTGTAATCTTTATCAGTCAACTTCAGAATGGGCTTTTCCGTTTTCTGGCATAACCATACCACAGCTTTGCGGACCAGGCGTTCGTCGTTCCAGTCGCACGAACCTACTAACCACGGAGTTTTTACCCGGATAAGTTCGCTTGCCGCGCTGGAATCGAGAATGAATTTCGCTTCGGGATGATTTTGCAGGAAAGAAGCCGGTAACAATGGTGTCACGTTTCCTTCTACCGCCTTTTTAATAATAGAAGCCTTATTTTCTCCCAGCGCAACCAGAATAACTTTCTTCGCATTCATAATTGTGCCTACGCCCATGGTTATGGCCCGTTGTGGCACATTCCGGATGCCGTTGAACGAGTTAGCTGCATCGCGGCGTGTCAGTGTATCCAGTACAATGATGCGCGTGCGTGAATTGGAGCGGGCTCCCGGCTCATTGAATCCGATGTGACCAGTGCGTCCAATTCCTAATAACTGTATATCGATGCCGCCGGCATTCTTAATCTTTTCTTCGTATTTCAAGCAGAAATCGTGTACCTGGTCGAGTGGAATGTTTCCTGCCGGGATGTGAATGTTTTCCGGTAGGATATCGATATGGTCGAACAGGTTTTTGTGCATGAAGTGGTGGTAGCTGTGGCTCGAAGACGGGTCCATCGGGAAGTATTCGTCCAGATTGAACGAAACGACATTCTGAAAGCTGAGTCCCTCTTCTTTGTGCATCCTGACCAGCTCTTTATATACGCCAAGCGGTGTCGAGCCTGTGGCCAGTCCTAAAATACATTGTTTATTTTCAGCTTGTTTTTCCTTAATGAGGGTTGCAATTTCTTTCGCCACAGCGACAGAAGCGTCTGTTGCTTCTTTGTAAATATATGCCGGGGCATTCTCATATTTGGTCAGAAGTTCTCTCTCTGTTGGATTTTCAGCGGGAAATAGATTTTCGTCTGCAAAAAGACTGTCGGGTGATTGAAGTTTCTTGCTTAAGTCCATGGTTTCTTTCTTAAATTTAAATGAGTTTCAAAAATATAATCAATTGATGATTGATGCAAGATTGGTAATACATGTTATATAATATGTCTTAATGTATTATTTTTTTATTATATATTTGGTGCATGAAAATGATTGCAGACAGTGGATCGACAAAAACAGCCTGGCGCCTGATTGACGCAGAAGGAGGAGTTCAATCGGTTGAAACCGAGGGATTGAATCCTTTTTATCAGGAGTCGGCAGAAATGGTCGCCACATTAAAGGAAAGTTTGCTCCCATATATAAAAGGACGGGTGAATGAAGTGTTTTTTTATGGCGCAGGATGTGCAAATGAGGAAAAATGTGCCATTGTAAGCAACGCATTACGCGAAGTTTTTCCCGGTTCAACTATCGAAGTTGCCAGCGATTTGGTTGGCGCGGCTCACGCTGTCTGCGGACATGAATCGGGGATTGCCTGCATCTTGGGAACAGGCTCGAACTCGTGTTACTATGATGGAGAAGAAGTGAAGCTGAATGTTTCTCCCCTGGGATTGATTCTGGGAGACGAAGGAAGCGGCGGAGTGATTGGACGGAAAGTAGTTGCCGACTATTTGAAGGAGATGATGCCGGGCTATCTTAGGGAGAAGTTCGAAACAATGTATCATCTTTCAGCTCCGGAGATTATGGATCGGGTCTATCGAAAACCCTATCCAAACCGTTTTCTCGCTCAGTTTACCCGTTTTTTGAGTGAAAATATTACAGAACCTTATTGCAGTCATCTTGTAGAGGAGAGTTTTCGTGAATTTGTTCAGCGAAACGTGGTGCATTATCCTAACTACAAGAATTTGCCGGTGAATTTTGCCGGTTCGGTTGCCTGGTATTTCTCCGAGCAGCTGGAAAAAGTTTTAAAAGAAGAGGGCCTTAATCCAGGGCGCATTGTGCGCGATCCGATTGAGGCATTGGTTGATTATCATAGTTAAAAATTTGCTTTACCTGGCTTAATTCCGGGATTGAAAAAAACGAAAATGAGTATAACGGAATCTGAATCGCTTTATAACGATCTTGAAAAGAAGAGTGTGCGTGAGTTGCTGGAGTCAATTCATGAAGAGGATCGCAAGGTTCTCCCGGCTGTACAGAAAACCATTCCACAAATCGAAGCGTTAGTAACGGCGGTTGCTCCGCGAATGAAGAAAGGCGGCCGATTGTTTTATGTCGGAGCCGGAACCAGTGGACGGTTGGGTATTCTCGATGCGTCGGAAATCCCCCCAACTTACGGAGTTGGATATGATTTGGTTATCGGTTTGATTGCCGGAGGTGACACAGCCATTCGCAAAGCTGTGGAATCAGCCGAAGACAACGAGGCAATGGGATGGGAGGATTTGCAAAAATATCATCTCACCGAAATGGATACCATTGTAGGTATCGCCGCCTCCGGAAGAACACCTTATGTAGTAGGTGCTTTGAAAAAAGCGCGCGAAAACAATATTCTTACTGCTTGCGTAACCAGTAATCCCGACAGCGAGATGGCTAAGCATGCCGATATTGCGATTGAAGCCGTTGTTGGCCCTGAGTTCGTAACCGGAAGCACCCGCATGAAATCCGGTACAGCACAAAAATTAATTCTGAATATGATCACAACCACGCTGATGATTCAGCTGGGAAAAGTGAAAGGTAACAAGATGGTTAATATGCAATTAACCAATAAAAAACTGATAGAGCGTGGAACCCGAATGATTATGGAAGAGTTAGGACTGGAACAGGATAAAGCCAGGAATCTCTTGCTCATACACGGTTCTGTGAAGAAAGCGCTCGACGAATACCGTAAATAGCTAGGTTATATTTTGACTTATAGTTTGAAAGTTTTTTGAGTTCTCATTTTTAATCAGTCCGAAGGGTATAATCCTCCGGAAAGGGTAAACTATATGCCTTTTCATGAAAGGACGGAGGGAGAAATATACCCCAAGGTTAAATTTTAAAATCTAAACTACTAGTACCATGAGACGTTTTCTATTGCTTGTGGCAGCCATGATGGTTGCCTTCTCATCGGTTGCCCAAAAGAGGACTGTAACCGGGATGGTCACTGACCAAAGCGGTGCGCCGCTTCCCGGTGTAAACATTGTCGTCAAGGGCACCACTAATGGTACCATCACCGACTTTGATGGTAAGTATCAGTTGGACGCGAAAGCATCGGATGTACTGAAATTCTCGTTCCTGGGATATATTCCTCAGGAAATTCCTGCCTCCAACAGTGTGATTAACGTTCAACTGAAAGAGGATACCAAATCACTCGACGAAGTTGTGGTCGTCGGTTATGGTACCCAGAAAAAGAGTGACATTACCGGGGCTGTGGCTTCGGTGAGTGCTGATGACCTTAAAGGCCAGCCGGTTTCTTCAGTTGACCAGGCTCTCCAGGGACGCGTAGCCGGCGTTCAAATTACCTCCAATTCCGGAGCTCCCGGTGGTTCCATTTCTGTCCGCGTTCGCGGTATCGGAACCATTAACGACGCCGATCCTTTATATGTGGTCGACGGCCTTCCAGTTAGTAGCATCAACTTTTTGAACCCGAATGACATTGCTTCGGTAGAAATTTTGAAAGATGCTTCTGCTTCGGCTATTTATGGTTCACGGGGTGCTAACGGTGTGGTTCTGATTACCACGAAAAAAGGTAAGTTGAATTCTAAAGCCAGTGTAAATCTCGATGTTTACTACGGTGTACAGAAAGTGATCAACAACTGGAAAACAACTACCGGGCCGCAATGGTACCAGATTCAGGAAGAACTGAACAAGACACGTACCAGCCCTATCGATCTTTCACTGGTCGACAAAAACCAGAACACGGATTGGTTCAATGCCATTACACGTGTGGCTCCCATGCAGAACTACAATTTCGGTGTAACCGGAGGTAGTAAGGCAATGACTTACGCGCTGAGCATCGGTCACCTGAATCAGGAAGGTACCGTTGAAGGAAGTAGCTTCGAACGTACGACCGGTAAATTGAATGTCGGTTACCAGGTTTCAAAGCGATTTAAAATCGGTACAAACCTGAATATCGAGCACAGTAAGAAATACTCCATCAGCGAGGAGAACTATCACGTAGGAGTAATTAACACAGCGATTAAAATTGAGCCGGTAATTCCGGTATGGAAGGACAAAGCCAATCATGTATATGATTATTCCAAGTTTACCGACTATCCGAACCCGGTAGCAGCGATTCAGTATGATAACAATCATTCAGAAAAACTGCAGCTGGTAGGAAATATTTTTGGTGAGTTGGAACTGGCTAAGGGACTGAAGGCAAAAACCAGTTTTGGTCAGAGTAGCTATCGGACTGATTACTACAACTTCACTCCGGTTTATTCCGTCAACATTAACCAGCAGAATCTGGTGAACAACGTATATCGTAAATATGCCCGCGGTGATTACTGGTCATGGGAAAACACTCTGAACTACGATGGTACGTTTGGAAAACACAGCCTGTCAGCATTGGCTGGTTACACTATGGAAGAAGGAAACTACGAATGGTTTTCGGCGTCGAAAAACAACATCCCGAACGAAGATCCTTCCATGTGGTACCTCGATGCTGCAGCCGATGGGGATTTAGCAACCAGTAGTGAGTCTTCTGTTTCTATGATGTCTTTCCTCGGACGTATCAACTATTCGTATGACAACAAGTATTTGGCAACGGTTAACTTCCGTGCTGATGCTTCTTCTAAATTCCCGAAAGAAAATCGTTGGGGATATTTCCCGTCTGTAGCACTTGGATGGAAAATCTCAAAAGAGTCTTTCCTGGAGAATGCAACCTGGTTGACCAACCTGAAACTGCGTGCCGGTTGGGGACAAATTGGTAACCAGAATATCGGAAGCTATCCTTATCAGGAGACGATGAACGGTAACTCGCAGTACCGCTACCTCTTCGGAACGACTCCAACTATCGATCAGGGTTATGTAGTGACCGGAATGGTTGATCAGTCTATCAAATGGGAGACGGTTGAATCATTGAACTTCGGTGTTGATGCTTCATTCTTCGACGACCGTTTGCAGACAACCATTGATTGGTACAACAAGAAAACCAAGGACATGCTCGTTAGCGTGCCGATTCCTTACTACTATGGTTACGAAAGCGGACCAACTTCTAACGTAGGTTCGGTGAAAAACAATGGTCTTGAGGTTTCTGTGAGCTATCGCGATCGGATTTCAAACAAACTTTCTTACAATGTAGGCTTCAACATCGCTACCGTGAAGAATGAAGTACTCAGTCTGGGTAATGGTGAGCCAATTGCCGGAGGTTACTACTATGGTGGTAACGCAACCCGCACGGAAGAAGGCGAACCTATCGGATACTTCTACGGATATAAAACCGATGGCGTTTTCCAGTCACAGCAGGAAATTAACAATGCTCCTGTTCAGGAGGGAAGTAGCAATGAAGATTTGAAACCCGGTGACCTGAAGTTTGTCGATGTGAACGGAGACGGTGTTGTAAACGATGAGGATAAAACTTATCTGGGAAGCCCGATTCCGAAATTTACTTATGGTTTCAACCTGGGTGTTACTTACGGAGCTTTTGATCTTAGCGCATTTGTTCAGGGATCACAGGGTAATAAAATCTTCAATGCAATGAAGACACACCTGTATAACTTCGACGAAACAAACAAGTCGACAGATATGCTGAACTCATGGACTCCGAGCAATACCAACACGGATATGCCTCGTTTGAACGGTAATGACAAGAACAACACCAACCGTACTTCCGACCGGTTTGTGGAAGATGGTTCGTATGCGCGTCTGAAGAATATCACGCTGGGATACACGCTTCCTAAGTCGTTGATTCAGAAGGCGGGTATCGCTTCGTTGCGTTTCTATGTATCAGGTCAGAATCTGGTTACCATTACCAACTATTCAGGTGCGGATCCGGAAATCGGACAGAATGCAACAGACAATTATCTGAGTCGCGGTGTGGATATTGGTACCTACCCGCAGGCACAGACTTATGTATTCGGTGTAAAACTGGGATTCTAATTGAATAAGGATTTATTGTTATGAAAATTTCATTAAAGACATATACAAAGGCATTGCTTATCGGATGCCTTAGCTTGTCGGTCATGAGTTGTTCGGACTTTCTCGACAAGAAAAAGCTGGGGCAGGAAACCTCTGAGGTTTACTTCAACAGCCAGGATAAAGCTATCCACTCAGTTACGGCTGCCTATTCCGACCTGAAAGACTATCGTTTCGGTTGGTTTCAGTGGGCTTTCGGCGAAACATTGAGTGATAACGCCATCTACAGTGGCTCTGACGGTGATAGTGGCGGGTTCCAGCCATTGAAAGATTTTAATGGTACGGCCGACATGTACCAGGTTCGCTATAAATGGCAGTTGTGCTACCGCGGAATTAACAAATCCAATCAGGCTATCGAAGGAATCGAGGCGATGAACGACGACTTGTTCACTACGCCCGGCCTGAAGAAACGACTGATTGCAGAAGCACGTTTCCTTCGCGCTTACTATCACTGGAATCTGGTCATTACTTTCGGAAAAGTTCCGATTGTGGATCACCTGATTAAAACTGCAGATGAGAAGATTGCTCCTTCTTCTGTTTCGGATGTATACGATTTTATCGCATCGGACCTGGAAGCTGCTGAAGCCGATCTTCCGCTGAAAAGCGAATATGCTGCCTCTGATATTGGCCGCGCAACCAAAGGTGCTGCCGACGCTTTCCTGGCAAAGGTGAATCTTTACCGGAAAAACTGGGCTGACGCAGCCAAATGGTCGAAAAAAATCATCGATTCCGGCGAATACCAGTTGGATCCCAACTATGCGCACCAGTTCTCTTTCGATGGTGAAAACGGAATGGAATCGATTTTCGAAATCCAGTTCTACGATTCACCAACCGAAACTTCGGCGTATCGTAACAACGGTAACTTCCAGACACTGTTCCAGCTTCCTCGTAATATAACTTATGGTTACGGTATCAACCAGCCTACGAAGAACCTGTACAATGCCTTCATGGCTGAAAATGATACCGTACGTATGCAGGCAACACTGTTGGATACCACAGAGGTATTCCATAACGAGCTGGCTGATCTGTACACGGCTCTTGATCAGGCTAAACAAAGTGGCGATCAGGCAGCTATCGACCAGGCACAAGCTGATTTGGCTGCCGGAAAAACGAAGCTCACTTTCGACCGTACCGGTTTCTACAACCAAAAGATTTATGTGGATCCGGCGCACCGTGCGAAAAGTCCATATATCCGTAACAATGGAAACAATACTCGCGTGATGCGTTATGCTGAAGTACTGCTGATGTACGCTGAAGCTGAAGAGCATTTGGGTAATGACGCCGAAGCGCTCGCTAAAATGAATATGGTTCGCGAACGGGTGAATCTTCCTGATAAGAGTGTATCAGGCGATGCACTGCTCCAGGCCATTTACACGGAGCGTCGTCTCGAACTGGCAATGGAAAACGACCGGTATCCCGATTTGGTTCGTACCGGACGTGCCAACATTTTGCCCAACTGGACAGAGGCACACGAATACTGGCCGGTACCGCAGGCTGAGGTGGATATTACATCAGGTGATGTTCCTCAGAACTCAGGTTATACGACCGGTGGTAACTAAAATAGTTTAACGTTTTTCATAGATGAAACAAAAGCCGGGGGATGGCAGGCAGGCTTATGCTATCTGCCGCTTCCGGCTTTTTTAAGCAATTAAGTGGTTGTGGAAAAGGGGGCTTGCCTTTTATGATTGCTCTTTTTCTGCGATATTTGAATAAACCATATCAATTCCCTTTATCTCACGGCGGTTGAGTTTTTCTGCCGACTCGCTGAAATCGCCGGAAGCTTGTAACAAATAAAGTTACCAACGCATGAAAAGTCTTCTGTTCAGCATTCTCATTTTTTTGTTGGTTGTACCCGCCCGGGCACAATCAAATTATAACAAAGAGGAAGTTCACAAACTGCCAGGCAAGGTAAAAAGAGCTTACCGCCGTACCAGCCGTTACCTCGATGACGCGGTCAAAGGTGAATTCAAATACACTCCACCGGCGCGCTCGAAAATCGATACTCTCTTCTTCAGCGGCGATACCCTCGTCATTCAATTCAAAGATGAATTTGGTTACAAACCCCTGCGCACATTGCAGGTGAAAGATATTTATGCTCAGCTGGACGATAAGCTGAGAGGATTGGCCCGGCGCCATCCTGTGAAAGTGGTGGTGAAAGGTTACCAACTTTCGCGACTGGTGCCCAATTACTACCGTGAAGAGAAAGATCCTTTGCGACTAATGCCAGATAGTCTAAATCAACCCATCCATGTACAGGATATCTCTCGACCTTACCGGATTTCTGAGGGACTGAATCACCGTCACATTGCTTTGTGGAACAGTCACGGATGGTATTACAATAACAAAAAGGATCGCTGGGAATGGCAACGCGCACCGGTGTTTACTACCGTGGAAGATGTACTGCCAACCTCGTTTGTACTACCATTCCTGGTACCCATGCTCGAAAATGCAGGTGCCAATGTGTACCTTCCGCGAGAGCGTGATACGCAACCGCATGAGGTTATTATCGATAATCAGGACTCTTCCTACCGGGAAGAGGCTTACCAAAATACATTTACAACCGGCGAAGGGACTGGATTTGGTGTAGGGACACCGCCTTATTCAGCGGGACAAAACCCGTTTCAGCAAGGAGATTACAGAGTTTTAAATCTGGAACCCGGTTCGAAAGGCAAAGTCAGTTGGACTCCCAATATTCCCGCTGACGGGAGGTATGCCGTGTATGTTTCCTACAAAACATTGCCGAATAGTTCAGATAAAGCGCATTACGAAGTGCGTCACGCAGGCGGAACCACCCACTTTATCGTCGACCAGCAAATGGGCGGAAGTACCTGGGTGTACCTCGGAACCTTTCAGTTTAAGAAAGGAACGGACCCGGCACAAGGTAGCGTAACTTTACTCGCGAATGGTGTAAAAGGCGAAGTCCTTACGGCAGACGCTGTCCGCTTTGGCGGTGGAATGGGAGATGTTGCGCGTGGCGGGAAAGTGAGTGGTCGTCCCCGCTGGACGGAAGGCGCCCGCTATTATCTGCAGTATTGCGGTTTCCCGGATTCGTTGACCTACAGTTTCAACGGAGGACAGAACGATTATGTGGACGATTACCGCAGTCGCGCCCGTTGGGTCAATTACCTGCATGGCGGAAAATACATGGAGCCCTGGATTACGAAAGGGAAAAATGTACAGGGGGAACATATCCCCATCGACTTGAGTCTGGCTTTCCATACCGATGCGGGACATCACCTGGGAACGGATACCATCGTGGGAACGCTGGCCATTTACAGTACCCGTGATGCAGAGTTTAATAAAAAGTACCCTGATGGTCGCAGCCGGTTGACGAATCGCGATTTTGCCGATATGTTATCTACACAGATTGTGGATGATATTCGGGCGGAAGAACAACCGAACTGGACGCAGCGCGAATTGTGGGACAAACGGTACAGCGAAGCTACCTATGCAACGATTCCGTCAGCATTGTTGGAACTGCTGTCGCACCAAAACCTGGGTGACATGATTTCAGGAAATGACCCGGAATTCCGGTTTGTAGTAGCGCGCGCTATTTATAAATCGATGCTGAAATTCCTGGCGACTTATCACGAAGTTCCCTATATCGTGCAGCCGTTGCCGGTTGATGCTTTCAGTGCCAAACTGGATAGCGGTAAAGCAGAACTTTCGTGGCACCCGGTAGACGACCCGTTGGAGCCGACGGCCAAGCCGAAACAGTATGTGGTATATACCCGGATTGGCGATAGCGGATGGGACAATGGCGTGCTGGTCGATCAACCGGAATACAAGACGCCGGCGTTGGATAAAGGCAAAATCTATAGCTACAAAATCACTGCAGTGAATGAAGGTGGCGAAAGCTTCCCCTCCAACATCCTGTCGGTTTGCAATAATGGAAGTGATACGACGGTGGTGGTGGTCGATGCATTCGATCGCGTTTCGGCCCCGGAAGTGATCAATCAAGGTAACTTTACCGGTTTCGCCGGATGGCTTGACGAGGGTGTGGCCTGGGGCAATGACC
This Prolixibacter sp. NT017 DNA region includes the following protein-coding sequences:
- the nagB gene encoding glucosamine-6-phosphate deaminase, which gives rise to MDLSKKLQSPDSLFADENLFPAENPTERELLTKYENAPAYIYKEATDASVAVAKEIATLIKEKQAENKQCILGLATGSTPLGVYKELVRMHKEEGLSFQNVVSFNLDEYFPMDPSSSHSYHHFMHKNLFDHIDILPENIHIPAGNIPLDQVHDFCLKYEEKIKNAGGIDIQLLGIGRTGHIGFNEPGARSNSRTRIIVLDTLTRRDAANSFNGIRNVPQRAITMGVGTIMNAKKVILVALGENKASIIKKAVEGNVTPLLPASFLQNHPEAKFILDSSAASELIRVKTPWLVGSCDWNDERLVRKAVVWLCQKTEKPILKLTDKDYNDNGLSDLIVIFGSAYGLNIKVFNDLQSTITGWPGGKPNADDSRRPERAEPAQKRVVVFSPHPDDDVISMGGTLIRLADQGHDVHVAYQVSGNVAVSDEYATRFISFHNSFSNYIDEGNEKQKAMYDKLVAHINEKEEGDIDLPELRKLKSLIRRMEAKAACRYSGVRSKNVHFLDLPFYETGKAQKAPIGEKDVRIVMDYLNEIKPHQIFAAGDLSDPHGTHRVCLDAILIALEQLKDEDWMQECWIWLYRGAWAEWDIDQIEMAVPISPQELLKKREAIFRHQSQKEGAMFMGNDDREFWQRAEDRNHATAELYNQLGMAEYEAIEAFVRYYP
- a CDS encoding xanthan lyase; this translates as MKSLLFSILIFLLVVPARAQSNYNKEEVHKLPGKVKRAYRRTSRYLDDAVKGEFKYTPPARSKIDTLFFSGDTLVIQFKDEFGYKPLRTLQVKDIYAQLDDKLRGLARRHPVKVVVKGYQLSRLVPNYYREEKDPLRLMPDSLNQPIHVQDISRPYRISEGLNHRHIALWNSHGWYYNNKKDRWEWQRAPVFTTVEDVLPTSFVLPFLVPMLENAGANVYLPRERDTQPHEVIIDNQDSSYREEAYQNTFTTGEGTGFGVGTPPYSAGQNPFQQGDYRVLNLEPGSKGKVSWTPNIPADGRYAVYVSYKTLPNSSDKAHYEVRHAGGTTHFIVDQQMGGSTWVYLGTFQFKKGTDPAQGSVTLLANGVKGEVLTADAVRFGGGMGDVARGGKVSGRPRWTEGARYYLQYCGFPDSLTYSFNGGQNDYVDDYRSRARWVNYLHGGKYMEPWITKGKNVQGEHIPIDLSLAFHTDAGHHLGTDTIVGTLAIYSTRDAEFNKKYPDGRSRLTNRDFADMLSTQIVDDIRAEEQPNWTQRELWDKRYSEATYATIPSALLELLSHQNLGDMISGNDPEFRFVVARAIYKSMLKFLATYHEVPYIVQPLPVDAFSAKLDSGKAELSWHPVDDPLEPTAKPKQYVVYTRIGDSGWDNGVLVDQPEYKTPALDKGKIYSYKITAVNEGGESFPSNILSVCNNGSDTTVVVVDAFDRVSAPEVINQGNFTGFAGWLDEGVAWGNDLSTIGSQYNFNQLMPWIDNDEPGHGASYQNRTAMLPLGNNFDHVYSHGVAIQQAGYNVVSCSRKALENGTVSLTGYPMVDVIFGEEKTTEKPGGVEKYTLFTPEMQKALTDYCSSPSARLFISGAYVGSDTFMPGPRRVSDEEKSFVRNVLGYFGRTDHATASPLVKATTGSPLPVFNGKFGFNMEYCPDMYRVESPDAIEPADSTGTTILRYVANNKSAAVACDKGYRVVTLGFPFETITTPEQRAAVMKEILGYLRKK
- a CDS encoding RagB/SusD family nutrient uptake outer membrane protein, yielding MKISLKTYTKALLIGCLSLSVMSCSDFLDKKKLGQETSEVYFNSQDKAIHSVTAAYSDLKDYRFGWFQWAFGETLSDNAIYSGSDGDSGGFQPLKDFNGTADMYQVRYKWQLCYRGINKSNQAIEGIEAMNDDLFTTPGLKKRLIAEARFLRAYYHWNLVITFGKVPIVDHLIKTADEKIAPSSVSDVYDFIASDLEAAEADLPLKSEYAASDIGRATKGAADAFLAKVNLYRKNWADAAKWSKKIIDSGEYQLDPNYAHQFSFDGENGMESIFEIQFYDSPTETSAYRNNGNFQTLFQLPRNITYGYGINQPTKNLYNAFMAENDTVRMQATLLDTTEVFHNELADLYTALDQAKQSGDQAAIDQAQADLAAGKTKLTFDRTGFYNQKIYVDPAHRAKSPYIRNNGNNTRVMRYAEVLLMYAEAEEHLGNDAEALAKMNMVRERVNLPDKSVSGDALLQAIYTERRLELAMENDRYPDLVRTGRANILPNWTEAHEYWPVPQAEVDITSGDVPQNSGYTTGGN
- the murQ gene encoding N-acetylmuramic acid 6-phosphate etherase: MSITESESLYNDLEKKSVRELLESIHEEDRKVLPAVQKTIPQIEALVTAVAPRMKKGGRLFYVGAGTSGRLGILDASEIPPTYGVGYDLVIGLIAGGDTAIRKAVESAEDNEAMGWEDLQKYHLTEMDTIVGIAASGRTPYVVGALKKARENNILTACVTSNPDSEMAKHADIAIEAVVGPEFVTGSTRMKSGTAQKLILNMITTTLMIQLGKVKGNKMVNMQLTNKKLIERGTRMIMEELGLEQDKARNLLLIHGSVKKALDEYRK
- a CDS encoding TonB-dependent receptor, producing MRRFLLLVAAMMVAFSSVAQKRTVTGMVTDQSGAPLPGVNIVVKGTTNGTITDFDGKYQLDAKASDVLKFSFLGYIPQEIPASNSVINVQLKEDTKSLDEVVVVGYGTQKKSDITGAVASVSADDLKGQPVSSVDQALQGRVAGVQITSNSGAPGGSISVRVRGIGTINDADPLYVVDGLPVSSINFLNPNDIASVEILKDASASAIYGSRGANGVVLITTKKGKLNSKASVNLDVYYGVQKVINNWKTTTGPQWYQIQEELNKTRTSPIDLSLVDKNQNTDWFNAITRVAPMQNYNFGVTGGSKAMTYALSIGHLNQEGTVEGSSFERTTGKLNVGYQVSKRFKIGTNLNIEHSKKYSISEENYHVGVINTAIKIEPVIPVWKDKANHVYDYSKFTDYPNPVAAIQYDNNHSEKLQLVGNIFGELELAKGLKAKTSFGQSSYRTDYYNFTPVYSVNINQQNLVNNVYRKYARGDYWSWENTLNYDGTFGKHSLSALAGYTMEEGNYEWFSASKNNIPNEDPSMWYLDAAADGDLATSSESSVSMMSFLGRINYSYDNKYLATVNFRADASSKFPKENRWGYFPSVALGWKISKESFLENATWLTNLKLRAGWGQIGNQNIGSYPYQETMNGNSQYRYLFGTTPTIDQGYVVTGMVDQSIKWETVESLNFGVDASFFDDRLQTTIDWYNKKTKDMLVSVPIPYYYGYESGPTSNVGSVKNNGLEVSVSYRDRISNKLSYNVGFNIATVKNEVLSLGNGEPIAGGYYYGGNATRTEEGEPIGYFYGYKTDGVFQSQQEINNAPVQEGSSNEDLKPGDLKFVDVNGDGVVNDEDKTYLGSPIPKFTYGFNLGVTYGAFDLSAFVQGSQGNKIFNAMKTHLYNFDETNKSTDMLNSWTPSNTNTDMPRLNGNDKNNTNRTSDRFVEDGSYARLKNITLGYTLPKSLIQKAGIASLRFYVSGQNLVTITNYSGADPEIGQNATDNYLSRGVDIGTYPQAQTYVFGVKLGF